In Nicotiana tabacum cultivar K326 chromosome 19, ASM71507v2, whole genome shotgun sequence, one DNA window encodes the following:
- the LOC107780453 gene encoding agamous-like MADS-box protein AGL61, producing MTGAEVGIIVFPPGNKPYYFSHPNINKIIDKYVCYERPPSPSSPGIDDKYVQIFRKANSITLNTQLNTLQDQLDFALNLKSKLKEKNKNLESQQEWFRGPIEKMNYTEASMLKEGLEDLL from the exons ATGACGGGTGCTGAAGTTGGCATCATCGTGTTTCCCCCAG GTAACAAGCCTTACTATTTTAGTCatccaaatataaataaaatcaTCGACAAATATGTTTGCTATGAAAGGCCTCCATCACCATCATCACCAGGCATTGATGACAAGTATGTCCAGATATTCCGAAAAGCCAATTCTATAACACTTAACACACAACTCAATACTCTGCAAGATCAGCTGGATTTTGCGTTAAACTTGAAAAGCAAACTCaaggaaaagaataaaaatttggAGAGCCAACAAGAGTGGTTCAGGGGTCCTATAGAGAAGATGAACTACACGGAGGCTTCAATGTTGAAAGAGGGATTGGAAGATTtgctgtaa